From Sinorhizobium sp. B11:
GGACGTTCCCGCTCGTGGAGCTGTCGAGAGCGTAATCGGTCGTCTTGACGCTCACACCATTGCTTGCATCGCGAACGAAGGAAGAGATGACATTCTTCGTGCTGTTGCCGCCGACAAGCCAGTTTTCGCCGGCAAAGGAGGCAGACTGGGCAATGCTGAGGAGCTGGGATTGAAGCTGGCTGATTTCGTCCTGGATCTTGGCCTTGTCCACACCCTTTTCGGTTGCGGCGACGATCTTGGCCTTGATCTCGTCGACAACGCTGATGGCGCTGTCCATTGCGGCATAGGCTGTATCGAGTTTGGCAGCGCCGAGACCCAGCGCATCCTGAACGGCGGAAAGCGCCTTGTCATCGGAACGCATTGTCGTGGCGATCGACCAGTAGGCCGGATTATCGGAGGCCTTGTTGATACGATAGCCGGTCGCCAGGCGTTGCTGCGTTTCAGCCAGTTGCTTGTTGATGCTGCGCAACGTTTTTAGCGCTGCCATTGCCGAAGTGTTCGTCAGGATACTGGTCATCGTCTCGTCACCAAAGAAGAGGAAGGCCTATCCGGCATCCTGCCGATCGACGGTACCCAGCATCATGCTCCGACTCGCAAAGGCGTCGGGCCGTTCGTACGTCTGTTAGACGCCATGATGGCTAATACATTGCTAATAACGTAAAGCTAGAAGTTGCAATGCCGAGGCGGCCGCGATTGGAGGGCCGTGCGATTCCGAATAGGGATAGCCACGCGAATCAGTCAGGTGGAAATGGGCTGTAAGCCTTTTCCGGCATAAGGCCATTCCGTTGTTGTGACCGCGTGATAGATTATCGCGAGAGAATCCAAGAGGAGAAATATTGATGAGCAGGTTTCGGGCATTTGTGGCAGTTGGCGCGCTGATTGGCATTTCCGTGCTGACGGCATGCGCGACGCCCCCGAATTCTTATGGCTCCGCCTCCGGCTACGTGCCTGGAGATTCGATGAACCTTGCCTGCCGGGACGGTTTCAGGCCGAATGATGGACGCTCCTGCAGCTATTGAGAGTGAGTGAGTCGGGGCGTCAAGCTGCCGGGATTGTGCCTGGCAGTATCCCGTCAATGCAGCTGCGGTTCATCCTCATCGAGAAAGCTCTGCACGCCATCGCGTTCTGCGGTGGCCAGGAATTCTTCCCAAGCATCCAGATCTGTCGCGAACTTGTCTTCCCAGGTCGTCACGACTTCCGTCTGTGAGATGACCTCGAGCGTCCAATCGCCATTGGTGCCAGCCGGCCGATATATGTCGACCAGCACGGTCACTCCGCCGTCTTCGAATTCGCCGGAGAAGTCGGAATGCTCGAGTTTGGGTTCTTTGGGTGTTTTCGGCATTTGACTTCCAGCACCCTCACGCGGCGTACAGTTGGGAAACAAAAGGACTATGGTGAGAGCGTCGGGGTTCGAACCCGAGACCTACTGATTAAAAGTCAGTTGCTCTACCGGCTGAGCTACGCTCTCCCTTTCCGCGAGTGCGAAGCACCCCGGCTGGAAGTGCGCGGAACATATGCAGGCGACCTATCGCGGTCAACCGAAAAAATCTCCTTGTGGACGCATTGCGCACATTT
This genomic window contains:
- a CDS encoding flagellin; amino-acid sequence: MTSILTNTSAMAALKTLRSINKQLAETQQRLATGYRINKASDNPAYWSIATTMRSDDKALSAVQDALGLGAAKLDTAYAAMDSAISVVDEIKAKIVAATEKGVDKAKIQDEISQLQSQLLSIAQSASFAGENWLVGGNSTKNVISSFVRDASNGVSVKTTDYALDSSTSGNVLFGLNTSGMIDTSSGLLGSSIVGSYGGVSITMPSIFSIDVTNMSLGDLQVALQGVDLTIGKMTDAASKLGSMQKRIDMQQNFVSDLRDSIQSGIGRLVDANMEEEATRLAALQTQQQLAIQALSIANASTQNILILFRR